TGCATCGGATTAAGTTGTTTAATAATGAAGGGGGAGTTTTATTGAAGAAAAATGAAAAAATTACCATTTTTAACATAGTTTTAGTCATGATTGGCCTTTTAATTATCATTCATTGGAGCACTATAATTGGTTATATTGGTGTCATTTGGACCGTGATTTTTCCAGTCATTTTAGGAGGAATGATCGCTTTTGTTATTAATTTATTGATGAAGCGCATTGAAAACATTTTATATCCTAATTATAAAAACAAATTAGCCGAGGTAACGCGGCGACCGTTGGCAATTCTATTATCATTTGCTATTATTTTATTGGTCATTAGCGTCATTGTTATGCTAGTTGTTCCTCAGCTTATTTCGGCAGTATCAACGTTGGTAGATGTTTTACCAGAAGTCGTTGCCAATTTAGTGTCGTGGTTAGAAGGACAAGAAGATTTAATACCGATCATTAATGAATATACTTCAAATATTGATTGGCAATCGATATTGTCGGATATCATCTCAGCTGGGAATGAAGTATTCCAACGGATTGCTAGTTCATCCGTGTCTATACTTACAACTTCTGTTAGTGCAGTGACCAATATTGTTTTAGCCCTCATGTTTAGCTTATATATTTTAATGTCAAAAGAAAAATTAGGTCAACAATTCAATGATATGCTAGAGGCTTATTTGCCTACCGGTGTTAGAAATTTGGTATTGAATATTTTTACTTTAATGAATTATATTTTTTCTAAGTTTATTTCTGGGACAGTTATCGAAGCCGTTATTTTAGGCTTATTAGTCACAATCGGTTTATCTATTTTACAAATTCCTTACGCAACGATGTTAGGTGTTTTGCAGGGAACCTTAGCCTTCATTCCAATGATTGGCGCTTTTGTGGCTGGTGCGGTCGGTTTTATTATCTTATTATCCGTTTCTCCCACTCAAGCCGTTGTATTTCTAATATTTGTCATTATTGTCCAACAATTAGAAGGCGATTTTATTTATCCGAGGGTTGTTGGGGATTCCATTGGTTTACCGGGTATGTGGGTTCTATTTGCGGTTACAATTGGTGGCGGACTATTTGGAATCACTGGGATGCTAATAGGTGTTCCTACCGTGGCAACTATTTATAGTTTGATTGAGATTGATATCCGCTATCGCAAACAAGTTAAGAAAAGCTTGGTTAATGACAATCGATTAGATAAGAATAAAACAGAAATTAAATTATTAAATCCTTTGCGAAAAGAATTATTAACGGCTACAGAAATTAAAGCATTACAATAACTATCGAAAAGGCTAAGCAAATAGTATCTGCTTAGCCTTTTTGTCATTAAATACCTTCAAACAAAGCTGTCCCAATTCTAACAATCGTCGCTCCTTCACTTAATGCAATCGGATAGTCATGTGACATACCCATACTTAATTCATGGCAAGGGGCATACGCTAAATTTTGTTGACTAATTGTCATTTGTAATTCTTTTAATGTTTTGAAAATTTGATGTAACGCATCATCGGTTGCTTCATAGGGTGCCATCGTCATTAAACCTACAATTTTAATTTTATCAAATTGGCTCAATACATGGATTTGGTCAATTAGTTCTTCTGGCTTAAATCCAGCCTTACTTTCTTCACCGCTCACATTAACTTGAACAAAGCATTTAATTTCATG
This window of the Fundicoccus culcitae genome carries:
- a CDS encoding YggS family pyridoxal phosphate-dependent enzyme is translated as MTQLSENLNKIKKSIDQINPKAKLLAVTKSVDASTIKALAELGVIAFGENRSDALLEKQAALSSLEKTIEWHFIGRLQTRQVRTIINQIDYLHSLDRLSLAKEIQKRADHEIKCFVQVNVSGEESKAGFKPEELIDQIHVLSQFDKIKIVGLMTMAPYEATDDALHQIFKTLKELQMTISQQNLAYAPCHELSMGMSHDYPIALSEGATIVRIGTALFEGI
- a CDS encoding AI-2E family transporter; this encodes MKKNEKITIFNIVLVMIGLLIIIHWSTIIGYIGVIWTVIFPVILGGMIAFVINLLMKRIENILYPNYKNKLAEVTRRPLAILLSFAIILLVISVIVMLVVPQLISAVSTLVDVLPEVVANLVSWLEGQEDLIPIINEYTSNIDWQSILSDIISAGNEVFQRIASSSVSILTTSVSAVTNIVLALMFSLYILMSKEKLGQQFNDMLEAYLPTGVRNLVLNIFTLMNYIFSKFISGTVIEAVILGLLVTIGLSILQIPYATMLGVLQGTLAFIPMIGAFVAGAVGFIILLSVSPTQAVVFLIFVIIVQQLEGDFIYPRVVGDSIGLPGMWVLFAVTIGGGLFGITGMLIGVPTVATIYSLIEIDIRYRKQVKKSLVNDNRLDKNKTEIKLLNPLRKELLTATEIKALQ